In one window of Duganella dendranthematis DNA:
- a CDS encoding Imm26 family immunity protein gives MKQSYQEGSWFAVPLLDGGYGWGLVARLSPGSKIMLAYLFGPKLPRFPSLEELNTLRPQDAVKVLRCGDMALASGHWRVLGDIDTWDPAQWPVPQFLRRADALKRAWRVTYADPDPSRSEREESVPYDTQGLDIDSLYGYGSAELLLTKLLEGPDHPINQQTAQQTARS, from the coding sequence ATGAAGCAGTCGTATCAAGAGGGAAGCTGGTTTGCCGTGCCATTGCTGGACGGCGGCTATGGATGGGGTCTGGTGGCGAGGCTGTCGCCGGGCAGTAAAATCATGCTGGCCTATCTGTTCGGCCCCAAGCTGCCGCGCTTCCCGTCGCTGGAAGAATTGAATACGCTGCGGCCGCAGGACGCCGTCAAGGTGCTGCGTTGCGGCGACATGGCGCTGGCCAGCGGTCACTGGCGCGTGCTGGGCGATATCGATACGTGGGACCCGGCGCAGTGGCCGGTGCCGCAGTTCCTGCGCCGTGCCGACGCGCTCAAGCGCGCCTGGCGGGTCACCTATGCCGATCCGGACCCCAGCCGTTCGGAGCGCGAAGAGTCTGTCCCCTATGATACACAAGGGCTGGACATCGATTCGCTGTACGGTTACGGCTCAGCGGAGCTATTGCTGACCAAATTGCTGGAAGGACCGGACCACCCGATCAACCAGCAAACGGCGCAGCAGACGGCGCGCAGCTGA
- a CDS encoding TonB-dependent siderophore receptor — translation MSTPNFAVSAIALAVLQMTSSAARAEDPDQTMQEVVVSAAKTRATTASVAGFANAPLLETPASVSVLTSQQMLDLQIRSTTDAARYDASLSDAYNAVGYAEQFSIRGFKLDNESSYRKDGMAITGDTQIPLENKERLEVLKGLSGLQAGVSAPGGIINYVTKRPTDTPLRTVVLEERERGNLYGAVDLGGRFENPDFGYRINAAAERLRSYIKGADGNRKFVSAAFDWRISPQALLQIDADYQRKSQVTAPGYQLLNNLTLPNVPADQLLNDQPWSRPVETTSSNVGARFEYKFSPDWNATISANQHNFKRDDYTAFPYGCGAQDLYPGFCGNGDYDVYNYISLGEKKSPLTAQALLQGRFATGAIKHDFTGGASFFKNSEKWGDYLYDLSGVSNIYHPVVVTPAPGTSGPVSERRRDNERALFAQDIVSLNEQLKLHAGARYVKVKRDEYVGVDDNGAVLPYAHTDIGFWLPNVALVYNVRPNVATYVSYAQGLEHGGVAPMGTENEHRALAPSKSKQVEVGVKADIRQDLSASVALFQIRKGLEYTDAANAYVRNGEAQNRGLEVALNGRASRDLTVGVSATALNTQQSGTGSAELDGKRVTDVAAFKSSVYADYALPQVQGLKVGANWQYSGKKAFDAANSVFVPSYHVVNLTGSYATRIGNIGTTFRAGIDNVFDKFYWRDVTPDLGGYLMPGASRTLRVSATFDL, via the coding sequence ATGTCCACACCAAACTTCGCAGTGTCCGCCATCGCCCTGGCGGTTTTACAGATGACTTCCAGCGCCGCGCGCGCGGAAGACCCCGACCAGACCATGCAGGAAGTGGTGGTCAGCGCCGCCAAGACGCGCGCCACCACCGCCAGCGTTGCCGGCTTCGCCAACGCGCCATTGCTGGAAACGCCCGCCTCGGTGAGCGTGCTGACCTCGCAGCAGATGCTGGACCTGCAAATCCGCTCGACCACCGACGCCGCCCGCTACGACGCCAGCCTGAGCGACGCCTACAACGCGGTCGGCTATGCCGAGCAGTTCTCGATCCGCGGCTTCAAGCTGGATAATGAATCGAGCTACCGCAAGGATGGCATGGCCATCACCGGCGACACCCAGATTCCGCTAGAGAACAAGGAACGGCTGGAAGTGCTGAAAGGCCTGTCCGGCCTGCAGGCAGGCGTGTCCGCGCCAGGCGGCATCATCAACTACGTCACCAAGCGTCCGACCGACACGCCGCTGCGCACCGTGGTGCTGGAAGAACGCGAACGCGGCAACCTGTATGGCGCGGTCGACCTGGGGGGCCGCTTCGAGAACCCCGACTTCGGCTACCGCATCAACGCCGCCGCCGAGCGTCTGCGCTCCTACATCAAGGGCGCCGACGGCAACCGCAAGTTCGTCTCGGCCGCCTTCGACTGGCGCATCTCGCCACAGGCGCTGTTGCAGATCGACGCCGACTACCAGCGCAAGTCACAGGTCACCGCGCCCGGCTACCAGCTGCTGAACAACCTGACGCTGCCGAACGTGCCGGCAGACCAGCTGCTGAACGACCAGCCGTGGAGCCGTCCGGTGGAAACCACCAGCAGCAACGTCGGTGCGCGCTTTGAATACAAGTTCTCGCCGGACTGGAACGCCACCATCAGCGCCAACCAGCATAACTTCAAGCGTGACGACTACACCGCCTTCCCTTACGGCTGCGGCGCGCAGGATCTGTATCCTGGCTTCTGCGGCAATGGCGATTACGACGTCTACAACTACATCAGCCTGGGCGAAAAGAAATCGCCGTTGACGGCGCAGGCCTTGCTGCAAGGCCGCTTTGCCACCGGCGCGATCAAGCATGACTTCACCGGCGGTGCGTCGTTCTTCAAGAACAGCGAAAAATGGGGCGACTACCTGTATGACCTGTCCGGCGTCAGCAACATCTATCATCCGGTAGTGGTGACGCCGGCGCCGGGCACCAGCGGCCCGGTCTCGGAACGCCGCCGCGACAACGAACGCGCGCTGTTCGCCCAGGACATCGTCAGCCTGAATGAACAACTCAAGCTGCATGCCGGCGCGCGCTATGTGAAAGTGAAGCGTGACGAATACGTCGGCGTGGACGACAACGGCGCCGTGCTGCCGTACGCGCATACCGACATCGGCTTCTGGCTGCCGAACGTGGCGCTGGTCTACAACGTACGGCCCAACGTGGCGACTTATGTCTCCTACGCGCAGGGCCTGGAGCATGGCGGCGTCGCGCCGATGGGCACCGAAAACGAACACCGCGCGCTGGCGCCGAGCAAATCGAAACAGGTGGAAGTGGGCGTCAAGGCCGACATCCGCCAGGACCTGAGCGCCAGCGTGGCGCTGTTCCAGATCCGAAAAGGCCTGGAATATACCGACGCCGCCAACGCCTACGTGCGCAACGGCGAAGCGCAGAATCGCGGCCTGGAAGTAGCGCTGAACGGTCGCGCATCGCGCGACCTGACGGTTGGCGTATCGGCCACCGCGCTGAACACGCAGCAAAGCGGCACCGGTTCGGCGGAGCTGGACGGCAAGCGCGTAACCGACGTCGCCGCGTTCAAATCATCGGTGTATGCGGATTACGCCCTGCCGCAGGTGCAGGGGCTGAAGGTCGGCGCCAACTGGCAGTACTCGGGCAAGAAGGCCTTCGACGCCGCCAACTCGGTGTTCGTACCGAGCTACCACGTAGTGAACCTGACCGGATCGTACGCCACCCGCATCGGCAATATCGGCACCACCTTCCGCGCCGGTATCGACAATGTGTTCGACAAGTTCTACTGGCGTGATGTGACGCCGGACCTGGGCGGCTATCTGATGCCGGGCGCCTCGCGCACCTTGCGCGTGTCGGCCACCTTCGATCTTTAA
- a CDS encoding AAA family ATPase, with amino-acid sequence MKPLRIAILGTASSGKTTLAAALAQRYGTVWVPEYLREFVDTEGRVPVAADQIHIARTQRAREDAAAPLAGKYLFCDTTPLMTAVYSRHYFGGIDSQLALLADAHPRDYAMTLVMAPDIPWVADGLQRENEEVSIIVNRLLLDELAAREIPYMLISGDPDQRISQASGYL; translated from the coding sequence ATGAAACCGCTACGCATTGCGATTCTCGGCACGGCGTCCTCCGGCAAGACTACCTTGGCGGCGGCGCTGGCGCAGCGCTACGGCACCGTGTGGGTGCCGGAGTACCTGCGCGAATTTGTCGATACGGAAGGCCGCGTGCCGGTGGCGGCGGACCAGATCCACATCGCCCGCACGCAGCGTGCGCGCGAGGACGCCGCCGCGCCGCTGGCCGGCAAGTATCTTTTTTGCGACACTACGCCGCTGATGACGGCGGTCTACAGCCGCCATTATTTTGGCGGCATCGATTCCCAATTGGCGCTGCTGGCGGACGCGCACCCGCGTGACTACGCCATGACGCTGGTGATGGCGCCCGATATTCCCTGGGTGGCCGATGGCTTGCAACGCGAGAACGAGGAAGTCAGCATCATCGTCAACCGCTTGCTGCTGGACGAACTGGCTGCGCGTGAGATACCCTACATGTTGATATCGGGCGATCCCGATCAACGCATCTCACAGGCGTCGGGGTATTTATGA
- the pnuC gene encoding nicotinamide riboside transporter PnuC, translating to MPLHLAVFATTPLELLSFLLSVATVWLNIRQSHWGWLFAIISSATYGLVFYGSRLYGDMGLQLVFIAVSVFGWYQWLHGDDRHDRLPVTALSARGRWLAAGAWLAGFVLLAWFLKSYTDTDVPNSDGFLTAGSLVGQLLLSRKKIENWHVWIIVDVLYVGLYLHKHLMLTAILYAIFVGMAVIGLRTWSGDTHTGGRRLAME from the coding sequence ATGCCGTTGCACCTGGCAGTATTTGCCACGACCCCGCTGGAGCTGCTGTCGTTCCTGCTGTCGGTGGCCACGGTGTGGCTGAACATTCGCCAGAGCCATTGGGGCTGGCTGTTCGCCATCATTTCGTCGGCCACCTATGGTCTGGTGTTTTATGGTTCGCGGTTGTATGGCGACATGGGCTTGCAACTGGTGTTCATCGCGGTGTCGGTGTTCGGCTGGTATCAGTGGCTGCACGGCGACGACCGCCATGACAGGCTGCCGGTGACGGCGCTGTCGGCGCGCGGCCGCTGGCTGGCCGCCGGCGCCTGGCTGGCCGGCTTTGTGCTGCTGGCCTGGTTCCTCAAGTCCTATACCGATACCGACGTGCCGAACTCGGACGGCTTCCTGACGGCCGGTTCGCTGGTCGGCCAGTTGCTGCTGTCGCGGAAGAAGATCGAGAACTGGCATGTTTGGATCATTGTCGATGTGCTGTACGTCGGGCTGTATCTGCACAAGCACCTGATGTTGACGGCGATCTTGTACGCCATCTTCGTCGGCATGGCGGTGATCGGCCTGCGCACCTGGAGCGGTGACACGCATACGGGCGGCCGCCGTCTGGCCATGGAATGA
- a CDS encoding S46 family peptidase, whose amino-acid sequence MLKYFVIPAALLCATSAHADEGQWQPYQLPQLKSELKRIGIAIPAEKLADLSKHPMSAIVSLGGCSASFVSDAGLVVTNHHCAYGAIQRNSTLEHNYIANGYLAKTRADELPGGPNTLVYVTDKVENVTGRVLKDITPSMSGKARSEAVDKNIKALIAECESDKFYRCSVPAFHRGLEYYRIRQMMIRDVRLVYAPANSLGDFGGDIDNYEWPRHVGDYSFLRAYVGKDGRPAEPSPDNVPYKSKDFLVVSAAGLKNGDPVLLAGYPGRTSRYKLPSEIRYARDAAYPAKAAEIQSDLDVIAASTEKSEANAVRYASVVKGLNNVMKKTRGLIDGFARKDIAAIKDVQDAEFRAWYAKQPNSDKKLLAELDALIAADIALSDEEFGYSVATTSDLLKAAAPLYRLAQESAKPDAERELGFQQRDLPFIKARLNRLEQSYVGSVDQARFVAALQRYARLPKSMHVTGLDALLPPVDAVPALYAQSQLGDSAARLSWVGKDTAAFGASNDAFIKLAVKTDDVSQSLKDRRKELDGNLERVIPQYMAAVIAWKKSQGKPVYPDANSTLRVTYGTVSPYSPKDGITKGPFTTIEGIVEKNTGKAPFDAPQNLLDAIKAKRYGQFKDPVLGTVPVDFLTSADTTGGNSGSAVMNKNGELIGLNFDSTYESITKDWYFDRDITRAIHLDIRYMLWVMSEVDHADNLLKEMTIKYPKK is encoded by the coding sequence TTGTTAAAATATTTCGTTATTCCCGCCGCACTGCTGTGCGCCACCAGCGCACACGCCGACGAAGGGCAATGGCAGCCGTACCAGCTGCCACAGCTGAAATCCGAACTCAAACGCATCGGTATCGCCATCCCGGCGGAAAAGCTGGCCGACCTGTCGAAGCATCCGATGAGCGCCATCGTCTCGCTGGGCGGCTGCTCGGCGTCGTTCGTGTCGGACGCCGGCCTGGTGGTTACCAACCACCATTGCGCGTATGGCGCCATCCAGCGCAATTCGACGCTGGAACATAATTACATCGCCAACGGTTACCTGGCCAAGACCCGCGCAGACGAGCTGCCGGGCGGCCCGAATACGCTGGTGTACGTGACCGACAAGGTGGAAAACGTCACCGGCCGCGTGCTGAAGGACATCACGCCAAGCATGAGCGGCAAGGCGCGCAGCGAAGCGGTGGACAAGAACATCAAGGCCCTGATCGCCGAATGCGAGAGCGACAAGTTCTATCGCTGCTCGGTGCCGGCCTTCCATCGCGGCCTGGAATACTATCGTATCCGCCAGATGATGATACGCGACGTGCGCCTGGTGTACGCGCCGGCCAACTCGCTGGGCGACTTTGGCGGCGATATCGACAATTACGAATGGCCGCGCCACGTGGGTGATTATTCGTTCCTGCGCGCCTATGTGGGCAAGGATGGCCGTCCGGCCGAACCGTCGCCGGACAACGTCCCGTATAAATCCAAGGACTTCCTGGTGGTGTCGGCCGCGGGCCTGAAGAACGGTGATCCGGTGCTGCTGGCCGGCTACCCGGGCCGCACCAGCCGCTACAAACTGCCGTCGGAAATCCGCTACGCGCGCGACGCCGCCTATCCGGCCAAGGCAGCCGAGATTCAGTCCGACCTGGACGTGATCGCCGCCTCCACCGAGAAGAGTGAAGCCAACGCGGTGCGTTACGCCAGCGTGGTCAAGGGTCTGAACAACGTGATGAAGAAAACGCGTGGCCTAATCGACGGCTTTGCGCGCAAGGACATCGCCGCCATCAAGGACGTGCAGGACGCCGAGTTCCGCGCCTGGTACGCCAAGCAGCCAAACAGCGACAAGAAGCTGCTGGCCGAACTGGATGCGCTGATCGCCGCCGACATCGCCCTGAGCGACGAGGAATTCGGCTACAGCGTGGCCACCACCAGCGACCTGCTGAAAGCCGCCGCGCCGCTGTACCGCCTGGCGCAGGAAAGCGCCAAGCCGGACGCCGAGCGTGAGCTGGGCTTCCAGCAGCGCGACCTGCCGTTCATCAAGGCGCGTTTGAACCGCCTGGAGCAGTCGTATGTGGGCAGCGTTGACCAGGCGCGCTTCGTCGCCGCCTTGCAGCGTTACGCCAGGCTGCCAAAGTCGATGCACGTCACCGGCCTGGATGCGCTGCTGCCGCCGGTGGATGCGGTGCCGGCGCTGTACGCGCAATCGCAACTGGGCGATAGCGCGGCGCGCCTGTCGTGGGTTGGCAAGGACACCGCCGCCTTCGGCGCATCGAACGACGCTTTCATCAAGCTGGCGGTGAAGACCGACGACGTGTCGCAGTCGCTGAAGGACCGCCGCAAGGAACTGGATGGCAATCTGGAACGTGTGATCCCGCAGTACATGGCGGCCGTCATCGCGTGGAAGAAATCGCAGGGCAAGCCGGTTTATCCTGATGCCAATTCGACGCTGCGCGTGACCTACGGCACCGTATCGCCATATTCGCCGAAGGACGGCATCACCAAGGGGCCGTTCACCACCATCGAAGGCATCGTCGAGAAGAACACCGGCAAGGCGCCGTTCGACGCGCCGCAAAACCTGCTGGATGCGATCAAGGCCAAGCGCTATGGCCAGTTTAAGGATCCGGTACTGGGCACGGTGCCGGTCGACTTCCTGACCAGCGCCGACACCACCGGCGGCAATTCCGGTTCGGCGGTGATGAACAAGAACGGCGAGCTGATTGGCCTTAACTTCGATTCGACCTACGAGTCGATCACCAAGGACTGGTACTTCGACCGCGACATCACCCGCGCCATCCATCTGGATATCCGGTATATGCTGTGGGTGATGTCGGAAGTGGATCACGCCGACAATCTGCTCAAAGAAATGACCATCAAATATCCTAAAAAATGA
- a CDS encoding PAS domain-containing sensor histidine kinase, translating into MKKPPRPELDPAQLRAAAEHAVARYPLPPAPDAGSDELRHWHELQVSQIELDLQSEALAELQTERDQASALHARYAALYEQAPAGYVSLNHSGYITRANLAAAELLAGAGAPLLGKRLEQFVAPTAQAELRRFLQRLFDSGERAALEVLLFEPPGAVRTGEEPRRLRIEANLDAGAQTCRMILTDVGNASLRDAARLRAMQVLSNINEGVLVCDADLNIVSVNHAFTQLTGYAAEEALGRNPRFLGRAGAHPPGYHAAALAQVRLQGRWQGDVFNRRRDGTPYVASMSLTVIRDGEGAITHYIGVFSDVTAQRDAEAALQRWSAELDARVAARTAELTASREELRELAEHLETVKEDERKRIARDIHDELGQNLLALRIDLSMLNARTAGSHGLLHQRVSAALENVDATIRSVRGIMNELRPAVLDLGVQAALEWQAAEFARRTGLACALTLPDAAGLATLAGLSPDMQIVLFRSLQEALNNVRRHAHARRVNIVLSLRAGHLALSVSDDGVGIGLQQPERRKPESFGLIGMNQRVAALGGRLEICNQPSGGCRLTLSFDL; encoded by the coding sequence ATGAAAAAGCCGCCGCGTCCCGAGCTTGATCCCGCGCAGTTGCGGGCGGCCGCCGAGCATGCGGTGGCGCGCTATCCGCTGCCGCCGGCGCCGGACGCCGGCAGCGACGAACTGCGCCACTGGCATGAACTGCAGGTCAGCCAGATCGAGCTCGATCTGCAAAGCGAGGCGCTGGCCGAACTGCAAACCGAGCGCGATCAGGCCAGTGCGCTGCACGCGCGCTACGCCGCGCTGTACGAGCAGGCGCCGGCCGGCTATGTGTCGCTCAATCACAGCGGCTACATTACGCGTGCCAATCTGGCGGCGGCCGAACTGCTGGCCGGCGCCGGTGCGCCGCTGCTCGGCAAGCGTCTGGAACAGTTTGTGGCGCCCACCGCGCAGGCCGAGCTGCGCCGTTTCCTGCAGCGGCTGTTCGACAGCGGCGAGCGTGCGGCGCTGGAGGTGCTGCTGTTTGAACCGCCGGGCGCAGTCCGCACCGGCGAGGAACCGCGCCGGCTGCGCATCGAAGCCAATCTGGACGCCGGCGCCCAGACCTGCCGCATGATCCTGACCGACGTCGGCAACGCCAGCCTGCGCGACGCCGCGCGGCTGCGCGCCATGCAGGTGCTGAGCAATATCAACGAGGGCGTGCTGGTGTGCGACGCCGACCTCAATATCGTCTCCGTCAACCACGCCTTCACGCAGCTGACCGGCTATGCGGCGGAAGAGGCGCTGGGACGCAATCCGCGTTTCCTCGGCCGCGCCGGCGCCCATCCGCCCGGCTACCACGCGGCCGCGCTGGCGCAGGTGCGGCTCCAGGGACGCTGGCAGGGCGACGTGTTCAACCGCCGCCGCGACGGCACGCCGTACGTGGCCAGCATGTCGCTGACGGTGATCCGCGACGGCGAGGGCGCCATCACCCACTACATCGGCGTGTTTTCCGACGTGACCGCGCAGCGCGACGCCGAGGCCGCGCTGCAACGCTGGTCGGCGGAATTGGACGCGCGCGTGGCGGCCCGCACCGCCGAACTGACGGCTTCGCGCGAAGAGCTGCGCGAGCTGGCCGAGCACCTGGAAACCGTCAAGGAGGATGAGCGCAAGCGCATCGCCCGCGACATCCACGACGAATTGGGGCAAAACCTGCTGGCGCTGCGCATCGACCTGTCGATGCTCAACGCGCGCACCGCCGGCAGCCACGGCCTGCTGCACCAGCGCGTCAGCGCGGCGCTGGAGAATGTGGACGCCACCATCCGCAGTGTGCGCGGCATCATGAACGAATTGCGGCCGGCGGTGCTCGATCTCGGCGTGCAGGCGGCGCTCGAGTGGCAGGCCGCCGAATTCGCCCGGCGCACCGGACTGGCGTGCGCGCTGACGCTGCCCGATGCGGCCGGCCTGGCGACGCTGGCCGGACTGTCGCCCGACATGCAGATCGTGCTGTTCCGCAGCCTGCAGGAGGCGCTGAACAATGTGCGCCGCCATGCGCACGCGCGGCGGGTGAATATTGTGCTGTCGCTGCGCGCCGGCCATCTGGCGCTGAGCGTGAGCGACGACGGTGTCGGCATCGGCCTGCAGCAGCCGGAGCGGCGCAAGCCCGAGTCCTTTGGCCTGATCGGCATGAACCAGCGCGTCGCCGCGCTGGGCGGCCGCCTGGAGATCTGCAACCAGCCGAGCGGCGGCTGTAGGCTGACGTTGAGCTTCGATCTATAA
- a CDS encoding chemotaxis protein CheB: MTTPTLDPDDAAARTTASPDAGVPVVGIGASAGGLDPICEFLASVPPASGMAYMVAQHVDTQHQVIFTQLLQRVTAMPVSEVQDGMTLLPDRVYVMPPRGQLILDGDRVALQPHSVSRQEHLSIDRLFMALARHSAGQTVGVVLSGMGADGTLGLKAIRDSGGLTMAQLPPSARFESMPVSAISAGVVDVVAPPAELARRALDWWRRDNGLGANLDALRQREALQQMYQLLLAQTGANFSDYKLSTVMRRIERRMKLRQCRELPVYIDYLRENPAEVELLFKELLIGVTNFFRGPKVWEYLIETALPQLLERHPHGAAFKAWVPACSTGEEAYTLAISFHEVLAQLRPTVQYTLQIFATDLDDDAVARARQGVFSAAIRDDVGEQRLQRYFVTEEDGRYRIRKDIRNTIIFARQNIISDPPFTKLDVLCCRNLLIYFTAKLQRDLIPLFHYALKQDGLLLLGSAETPGEFTELFAPLNAVARVYRRLEASINHVASYFPTRVSNASVPSAIASHLPSMNGNLQQQVEQQLLKRHTPAAVLLNVHGDILYIHGRTGAYLEPAAGKANWNIHAMAREGLRHELAGLLKRATQGEETASVRGLIQRDAAGHPAMAVDMTAEAMADEGPLAGAVLVTFASVAVPAERRRARSRNPQLLELEQLLAQARLEIQAVRNEMQASREELKSANEELQSTNEELQSTNEELTTSKEEMQSLNEELYTVNAELQSKVDDLSMVNGDMKNLLNSTDVATIFLDSELRIRRFTDRATQIYKLIPGDVQRPLGDIVNDLDYPELQDDAREVLRTLVFSERQISARGGGWYMVRIMPYRTVDNVIDGVVVTFINISEAKQLEARLRMMQGTPE, from the coding sequence ATGACCACGCCCACTCTCGACCCTGACGACGCAGCCGCCAGAACCACCGCGTCGCCGGACGCCGGTGTGCCGGTGGTGGGGATAGGCGCGTCGGCCGGCGGGCTCGATCCGATCTGCGAGTTCCTCGCCAGTGTGCCGCCCGCCAGCGGCATGGCCTACATGGTGGCGCAGCATGTCGACACCCAGCACCAGGTCATTTTTACCCAGCTGCTGCAGCGCGTGACGGCCATGCCGGTCAGCGAAGTGCAGGATGGCATGACGCTGTTGCCGGACCGGGTGTACGTGATGCCGCCGCGCGGCCAGCTGATCCTGGACGGCGACCGCGTCGCACTGCAGCCCCATTCGGTGTCGCGCCAGGAGCATTTGTCGATCGACCGCCTGTTCATGGCGCTGGCCCGGCATAGCGCCGGCCAGACGGTCGGGGTCGTGCTGTCCGGCATGGGGGCGGACGGCACCCTGGGCCTGAAAGCGATCCGCGACAGTGGCGGGCTGACCATGGCGCAGCTGCCGCCGTCGGCCCGCTTCGAGTCGATGCCGGTCAGCGCCATCAGTGCCGGCGTGGTCGATGTAGTGGCGCCGCCGGCTGAGCTGGCGCGGCGCGCGCTCGACTGGTGGCGGCGCGACAATGGCCTTGGCGCCAACCTCGATGCCTTGCGCCAGCGCGAGGCGCTGCAGCAGATGTACCAGCTGTTGCTGGCCCAGACCGGCGCCAATTTTTCCGACTACAAGCTGAGTACCGTCATGCGCCGCATCGAGCGCCGCATGAAACTGCGCCAGTGCCGCGAGCTGCCCGTGTATATCGATTATCTGCGTGAGAACCCAGCCGAAGTCGAGCTACTGTTCAAGGAGCTGCTGATCGGCGTGACCAATTTCTTCCGCGGCCCGAAAGTCTGGGAATACCTGATCGAGACGGCGCTGCCGCAGCTGCTGGAACGGCATCCGCACGGCGCCGCCTTCAAGGCCTGGGTGCCGGCCTGCTCGACCGGCGAGGAAGCCTACACGCTGGCCATCAGTTTTCACGAAGTGCTGGCGCAACTGCGTCCCACTGTCCAGTACACGCTGCAGATCTTCGCCACCGACCTCGATGACGACGCGGTGGCGCGCGCGCGCCAGGGCGTGTTCAGCGCCGCCATCCGCGACGATGTCGGCGAGCAGCGCCTGCAGCGCTATTTCGTCACCGAGGAAGATGGCCGTTACCGGATCCGCAAGGACATCCGCAATACCATCATCTTCGCGCGCCAGAACATCATTTCCGACCCGCCGTTTACCAAGCTCGATGTGCTCTGCTGTCGCAACCTGCTGATATACTTTACGGCCAAGCTGCAGCGCGATCTGATTCCCTTGTTCCACTACGCGCTCAAGCAGGACGGTTTGCTGCTGCTGGGAAGCGCTGAGACGCCGGGCGAGTTTACCGAACTGTTTGCGCCGCTGAACGCGGTGGCGCGCGTGTACCGCCGGCTGGAAGCGTCGATCAACCATGTAGCCAGTTATTTTCCGACCCGGGTCAGCAATGCCTCGGTCCCCTCAGCTATCGCATCCCATCTCCCATCCATGAACGGTAATCTTCAACAACAGGTCGAGCAGCAGCTGCTCAAGCGGCATACACCGGCGGCGGTGCTGCTCAACGTGCATGGCGACATCCTGTACATCCATGGCCGCACGGGCGCCTATCTGGAGCCGGCCGCGGGCAAGGCCAACTGGAACATCCACGCCATGGCGCGCGAGGGCTTGCGCCACGAGCTGGCCGGACTGCTCAAGCGCGCCACCCAGGGCGAGGAAACGGCGAGTGTGCGCGGCCTGATACAGCGCGACGCCGCCGGCCATCCGGCGATGGCGGTCGACATGACGGCCGAGGCGATGGCGGACGAAGGGCCGCTGGCCGGCGCGGTGCTGGTGACCTTCGCCAGCGTTGCGGTGCCGGCCGAACGGCGGCGCGCGCGCTCGCGCAACCCACAGCTACTGGAGCTGGAGCAGCTGCTGGCACAGGCGCGGCTGGAAATTCAGGCGGTGCGCAACGAGATGCAGGCCTCGCGCGAGGAACTCAAATCGGCCAATGAAGAGCTGCAGTCGACCAACGAGGAACTGCAATCGACCAACGAGGAGCTGACCACCTCCAAGGAAGAGATGCAGTCGCTGAACGAGGAGCTGTACACCGTCAACGCCGAGCTGCAATCGAAGGTGGACGACCTGTCGATGGTCAACGGCGACATGAAAAATCTGCTCAACAGCACCGACGTCGCCACCATCTTCCTCGACAGCGAACTGCGCATTCGCCGCTTTACCGACCGCGCCACCCAGATCTACAAGCTGATTCCGGGCGACGTGCAGCGGCCGCTGGGCGACATCGTCAACGACCTCGATTATCCGGAACTGCAGGACGACGCGCGCGAGGTGCTGCGCACACTGGTGTTCAGCGAGCGGCAGATTTCCGCCCGCGGCGGCGGCTGGTACATGGTGCGCATCATGCCGTACCGGACGGTGGACAACGTGATTGACGGCGTGGTGGTCACGTTCATCAATATCAGCGAAGCCAAGCAGCTGGAGGCCAGGCTGCGCATGATGCAGGGGACGCCGGAGTAA